One region of Salvelinus sp. IW2-2015 linkage group LG6.1, ASM291031v2, whole genome shotgun sequence genomic DNA includes:
- the LOC111964902 gene encoding collagen triple helix repeat-containing protein 1: MYIVMNCLSLSPSISSSLPPSLILQYNSCPQGPAGTPGREGNPGTNGIPGTPGIPGRDGIKGEKGECVSEVFEEPWKPNYKQCAWNSLNYGIDLGKIADCTFTKLRSDSALRVLFSGSLRLKCKTACCQRWYFTFNGAECTGPLPIEFIIYLDQGSPELNSTINIHRTSSVEGLCEGIRAGLVDVAIWVGTCADYPRGDASTGWNSVSRVFIEELPK; this comes from the exons ATGTACATTGTCATGAAT tgtctctctctctctccctccatctcttcctctctccctccctctctcattctccagtACAACAGCTGCCCCCAGGGTCCGGCTGGTACCCCTGGCAGGGAGGGTAACCCTGGCACCAATGGCATCCCTGGGACCCCTGGCATCCCGGGGCGCGATGGCATcaagggggagaaaggagagtgtgtgagtgaggtgtTTGAGGAGCCCTGGAAACCCAACTACAAGCAGTGTGCCTGGAACTCACTCAACTATGGGATCGACCTGGGCAAGATAGCT GACTGTACATTCACCAAGCTGCGTTCAGACAGTGCCCTGCGTGTGCTCTTCAGCGGCTCCCTGAGGCTGAAGTGTAAGACAGCCTGCTGCCAGCGTTGGTACTTCACCTTCAACGGAGCTGAGTGTACAGGACCTCTGCCCATCGAGTTCATCATCTACCTCGACCAAGGCAGCCCTGAGCTCAACTCCACCATCAACATACACAGAACCTCATCTG TTGAAGGGTTGTGTGAGGGGATCCGGGCAGGCCTGGTGGACGTGGCTATCTGGGTGGGGACCTGTGCTGACTACCCCAGAGGAGACGCATCTACAGGGTGGAACTCCGTATCCAGGGTCTTCATAGAGGAGTTGCCCAAATGA